One region of Thermodesulfobacteriota bacterium genomic DNA includes:
- the cysS gene encoding cysteine--tRNA ligase, producing MTIQIYNTLTREKEPFQPLNPGRVMMYVCGPTVYGPSHIGHARSVIVFDVVARYFRAGGLDVTYVRNFTDVDDKIIKRAAEDCLTCTEVSEKYIDEFYRDMDALYVERATQEPRATEYIPAIIRVIQRLVDKGSAYAAGGDVFFAVDSFPGYGKLSGRKLSDMMAGARIEVDERKKNPFDFVLWKAEKPGEPSWDSPWGKGRPGWHIECSAMSAELLGETFDIHGGGQDLIFPHHENEIAQSEAAFGKPFARVWMHNGFVRINQEKMSKSLNNFLTVREMTDAFAPEVIRLFLLSSHYRSPVDFSEESMRDAAAGLDKLYLALQRPDERYPGLAAAGPGTHWQEFCRAMDDDFNTARGIGTLFDAARALNRLLDEAEAGKAAPELIAAAVGDIRSMGKILGILNDDPRDYFQKKKAAAAAQGAVDPAEIERLIEARRQARKTKNFAEADRIRAQLTDLKVVLEDRPDGTTSWKIEG from the coding sequence ATGACCATTCAGATCTATAACACCCTGACCCGGGAAAAAGAGCCCTTTCAACCGCTGAATCCCGGGCGGGTCATGATGTATGTCTGCGGGCCCACGGTTTACGGCCCGAGCCACATCGGCCACGCCCGCTCGGTGATTGTCTTTGACGTGGTGGCGCGCTATTTCCGCGCCGGCGGCCTGGACGTCACCTATGTCCGGAACTTTACCGACGTGGACGACAAAATCATCAAACGGGCCGCCGAAGACTGCCTTACCTGTACCGAGGTGTCCGAAAAATACATCGATGAATTCTACCGGGACATGGACGCCCTCTACGTTGAACGGGCCACTCAAGAGCCCCGGGCCACCGAGTATATTCCGGCCATCATCCGGGTGATTCAGCGTTTGGTGGATAAGGGTTCGGCCTACGCGGCCGGCGGCGATGTTTTCTTCGCGGTCGATTCTTTTCCCGGTTACGGCAAACTCTCAGGCCGGAAACTTTCCGACATGATGGCCGGCGCCCGCATCGAGGTGGACGAGCGCAAGAAGAATCCCTTTGATTTCGTGCTCTGGAAGGCGGAAAAACCCGGCGAACCCTCCTGGGACAGCCCCTGGGGAAAGGGCCGGCCGGGCTGGCACATCGAGTGCTCGGCCATGAGCGCCGAGCTGCTCGGCGAAACCTTCGACATCCACGGCGGCGGCCAGGACCTTATTTTTCCCCATCACGAGAACGAGATTGCCCAGTCCGAGGCCGCCTTCGGCAAGCCCTTTGCCCGGGTCTGGATGCACAACGGGTTTGTACGCATCAACCAGGAAAAGATGTCCAAGTCCCTGAACAATTTTCTCACGGTCAGGGAGATGACCGACGCCTTTGCCCCGGAGGTGATCCGGCTCTTTCTCCTGTCCAGCCACTACCGCAGCCCGGTGGATTTTTCCGAGGAATCCATGCGCGATGCCGCCGCCGGCCTGGATAAGCTTTATCTGGCCCTGCAGCGGCCGGACGAGCGGTATCCGGGCCTTGCGGCCGCCGGTCCCGGAACCCACTGGCAGGAGTTCTGCCGGGCCATGGACGACGATTTTAATACCGCCCGGGGGATCGGAACTTTGTTTGACGCCGCCCGGGCCCTTAACCGCCTCCTGGACGAGGCCGAAGCGGGTAAGGCGGCTCCGGAGCTGATCGCGGCCGCAGTCGGCGACATTCGCAGCATGGGGAAAATCCTGGGCATATTGAACGACGACCCTCGCGACTATTTCCAGAAGAAGAAAGCCGCGGCCGCAGCCCAGGGGGCGGTTGACCCGGCCGAGATCGAGCGACTGATCGAAGCCCGGCGCCAGGCCAGAAAGACGAAAAATTTCGCCGAAGCCGACCGCATCCGGGCCCAGCTCACGGATTTGAAGGTCGTGCTGGAAGACCGGCCGGACGGGACGACTTCCTGGAAGATCGAGGGGTAG